In the genome of Caldisericota bacterium, the window TGGGAGATCTACGAGAATCCCGCGACTCGCTTCGTTGCCGCCTTCATCGGGCGCGCCAACATGCTCCGCGGCCACGTGGCTGAGGGCGCGCTTGAGCTTCTGGGCCACAGGGTCCCAGTCCCTGAGGATCTGACGCTGCCCGACGGGGAGCTCCTTGGTGCCGTGCGCCCTGAGAGACTGCGCCTGGTCGACGCAGGCAGCACCGATGTCATCGGCACTGTTAAGGAAGCCGTCTACCTGGGCGCCATCGTGCGGTACTGTGTCGCCCTTGACGACGGTCTTGAGCTCGACGTCGAGGTCCCTAGTTCGAGGGCTGTCCATCAGCCGGGCGAGCCGGTGGGAGTGGACTGGCGTCTGGAGGATGTCCACTTCTTCAACGACAGCGCCGGAGCCTCTTGACGGGCAAAGACGTTGGGAGGAGTGACGAGCTGATTGGACGCGTCAAGCCGACCACATAGTCTAGGAGATCCGCCCGGGGCCCTTACAGAGGCGGGGCACTGGCCAGCGATTCGCTACCCGTTGGGATCAGTTCCTCATAGAGGGCCCGAAGATCTTGGTTGGTGAACTCGCCTTACCCGTTTCCGCCTACAGGATCGTCCAGACCATAGCGATCGATCAGTCCCTTGACGGCGTCCACGTGCGCTTGTTTGCTGTTGGCGATGTTCTGGAAGACCGGCTGGCTCCACGTATCGAAGAGCGCCTGGTAAACGTCCCGGGCTAGCTTCTTTTCCTCGCGCATAAGGAGAATACCCTCTATTTCCTTATCGCTCAGGTTGGCGAATCATGCAGTCTCGACACTGGTCTTCTCCTTGTCGTTTGCGTACTGCGGTCGTCCGGGGGCCCGCCGCTGCCACCGTAACGCCGACACCCGCGGCGAAAGAAGCTGCGACGACAAGCGCTACTAGAATCCTCATGCTCGTCTGCTTCATCTTCTCGAACATCTGTTTGATCTCTTTCGGTCTCTTGGTCTCTTGACATTCACGAGGGGATTCTACCAGGGGCCTTTGGAGATAGCGTACAGGCTGGATGCAGATCGTGTGAAGAAGGGAAAGATCTGCCTCTTGCGACATCTTTGGTGTTAGCGGCGACCTCCACTCGAACCGATGGTGGCTTCCGTCCTCTAGCCGACCATGCTGGCGACGTCTCCTCCTCACCCCCGTGCGCCGACCAGACGGCTGGCTTCCTCCACGGTCCTCACGGTGGAGCGCACCTATCTCGAAGAGCGCGGCTCCACCCTGCTGATCACGCGCTACTTCGGGCGGCTGATCGTATGTACGGGGATTCACGCTCAGTGGATCGGGCTCGTGGTTTGGCTGTGTAAGCTAGCGTACGGGCTAGCCGGCGGCATTGGGCAGGAGAAAATCGGGTGGTAGTCAGCGGACTAAGCCTTGCATTCGGCCGCCGCATCCCTTGACCCAACAGGTCGCAACTGATAGGATAGTGCTGAGAACAGACGTTCTTCTGGCATAGCGTCGCGAAGTATCACCGCGAAATCGGTCTTTCAGGGCGGAATCACTCCTCAGAAGGGCCATTCTGCGCCGCGAAAACCGATTCTGACGAGGTTGAATTATGCCGCGAAAAACCCGGACAACTCTGAGGACAACGGTTCTACCGCGGCAGAAACAGCCAGCAAAGCACCAACGATGACCTGGAACGAGGCCGTCGACGTGCTTCTTGCCATGCATCGATCTAGCACTGCAGTCCAGTACCGTCGTGCCCTAGATGGGCTAGGTATGCCTGTTGCCAGATGTCCGGTCTTTCTCTTGCTGAGAAGCGAGGGGCTGTGGTCATGGAGCACGGGGACCTGCTTAGACGCCCTTTTGCCGCTCCTTCACCAGCAAGCCTCGCTTGGTAGGTGAGGGAGCTGTGGTTTTTTCACGCTGGAAGGGCATCGACTGCTAGTCTCAGGGGATACGTCGCTGTCCGAAGGGATCTGGCGCCGGCTGCGCCACAACATACGAGTAGCGCCGATTGGTAGGGCGATGACGATGGACGTCGAAGATACCTTCGGGCGGTGGCGGCCACGGGGCCAGAGATGGTGACCACCGCACGCTACGACAGGTTAGATCGCTTCCCGGCTTACGCGCACGCCAGAAAAGAGAGTCTTGCCTCCTCTTGCATGATGCCTGCCCGTTTGCCCCCCTTCAGATCCAGACAGTCGATGAAACCGTTGCGGCTTGGCCCTGTGGTCAGCCTCCGGCCAGCCGGATATGCCGGATGGAAGATGCCGGGGGCAGCCAGATAGCCCCGTTCCAGGGCTTCGATCAACGTACTCTCGCGCGCGAGACTGGGTACCAACGATCTCAGGGTGGATCCGTCTACAGCTCGTGATGAACGCCGCTTCGCTAGCGGTCGAACACTACTGCCGCCTTGGCCCAGGCGTGCAATCCTCTGCAGGAGGAACCGCGCTTCCTTGAGCAGGAATTCCCGCCGTTCGACCACAATGGGATCGCGAAGGTACTTGGTCAGCTCCGGCTCATGCTGCTTGAAGACCCTGACACACCGTCTCACCAGCTTCGAGCTTTCTACAATGTCTTTCACTGTTGCAGCGTGGTCGGCCTCGCAGGTGCTCACCACGTGGATGATGTGGGGCGAGATCATCATCTGTAGGAACGTGGATCTGGCCAGTTGGAATCTGGCGGCATCTGGATCCGGATCGAAATACCCGACGCCCGTTCGAGTTTGTGTCCAGATCCTGGGTCTGTCTGGGCCCCGGGGCAGCAACTTGTTGGCGAGTTCCAGGCTCGCAGTCATCTTCGCCAAGTCTGCTAGGTCGCCGGTCTCGCGAGGCTTGTTGAACTGCATCTGCAGCACCAGGTCACGCACGCTGGCGTTGAGCATCACGGCCGTGATCAGTCCGTAGTCGGCACAGATGAGCGTATCGTGGGCCCAGCGAGATGACCACTGATTGGGATCGTTCATTTCCACAGGGATTCCCAGTTGAGCCAGTTTTCTCACTGCGGCAAGGTGCTCTCGGATCGAGTCAGGTACGGTCATAGGCCCCCGGCTGTCCAATTCATTGAACCAATACAAGGGGATGGCCTGATGGGCTCCGGTCAACATGCCTGCTTTGATGCACGTATGGATGAAGCCAACCAAATCTACAACGTGGGCGTAGGGCTTGATAGACGGAAAATTCCCTCGCTGTGTTGCTTTTGCCAGCTCAACCAGGTCGTCGAACGTCTTGTAGGGCACGCCGCCGTCGTTCTTCCGGCGGGCAAACTCCTCCGGCCTGCCAAAATACCGCTGAGAGAGGTCCGAAGAGCCCAGCGAGATCTCGTCAATCACCCTCGATTGGGCCAGTCTTGCGATCCCCTCAGCCGTTGGCTTGATCGACGCGGCGGGGACGCCAAAATGGGTTCGCAGAACCGGGATAGGGGACTCGCAAACTCGCCTCGGCAGGAATCGCATAGCGGCTGGGGAGGGAATGGGCAGTGGAGGTTCGGTCAGGTACGAATCGTCGGCGGTGACTGCTGTCGCCAGCTGATCCAATTCCGGGATCGTAGGGGGATACAGCTCCCTTCTGAGGTCCTGGAGGATAGTCGCGCTGCGGGCGTCTGACACGTCAAAGAAGTCTAGCACCCTGGCGGCCCGGTCCAACAAGTCGTCGTCCTGCCGCATTGTCGTCACCTCGCAGGGCAGACGGCTTCCACTCCCTTCGATGGCGCGCATCGTCTCGGGCAGGCCCGCGAAGGCCAGCTTCCGGACCTCTCCATTGGCTGTCCGGAGCAGCCCGGTCTCGTCCAGGCGTTTCAGAAAGCGGGTGAACGCTTGAAGCCCTACACTAGGGCTGAGCCTGTAGCTCAGGCCGACGTAACCGGGATCGTCGCGCTGAATGCGCTCCATGATCTCCCGAACCGTTGTTCCCGGTGGAACAAGTCGCACGGCGATGCCCGCTCTCTGGGCAATGCGCGAGGCCTTGTACAGCCCCTGAGTATGTGGGTCGTTTCCCAACGTTGCCAGCACACAGTTCTTGCTCACCTTCTGCCCCCAATCTGCCCAATAGATACTGCTTCAGATACCCTGTTTTGAAGGGCTCCAGATTCCTGCCCGTCTTCCTTCCGTCCATCCCCGTAACGTCTTGGTACAGGTCGATGATGCGTGTCATGGCCTCGTGTGGTATGCCGAACCTCTCCGCAAGGCTCTCCAGCGGGACCAGACCGGTCGGAATGTCCTCGTGTATGTATCTTTCCTGCGGGTACGATCTCCTCTGGTACGTGGACGTTCTTCCTA includes:
- a CDS encoding TOBE domain-containing protein; protein product: WEIYENPATRFVAAFIGRANMLRGHVAEGALELLGHRVPVPEDLTLPDGELLGAVRPERLRLVDAGSTDVIGTVKEAVYLGAIVRYCVALDDGLELDVEVPSSRAVHQPGEPVGVDWRLEDVHFFNDSAGAS
- a CDS encoding DUF2202 domain-containing protein; translated protein: MSDKEIEGILLMREEKKLARDVYQALFDTWSQPVFQNIANSKQAHVDAVKGLIDRYGLDDPVGGNG